The DNA window TGACGGTCTCCTTCGACGATGGTCAAGAGATGGTCGGGGCGGTCGAGTTCAAGCTTCACAAGAGCAATTATCGCGGCGTCCTGCGTTCGGTCGAGGCAGTCTCAAACGTCACCCTGCAGTTCGATCAAGAGGGCATCAAAGACGAGAAGGAGACCATCGCCACCCGCAGCGGCGCCGCGGACGAGTCCATGGCGGTCCTCAGGCTGGAGTCCGTTCCCGAGGGGGCAGAGATTGAGATCGACGGGGCCTATGCGGGAGCGGCGCCAAGGACCAAAAGGCTCAAGCCCGGCTCCTACAAGATCAAGTTCAAGAAGAAAGGCTACAAGGACTGGGAGCGGAAGATTGAAGTCGAGGCCGGCGAGTCTCTGACAGTGCGGGCCGAGATGGAGGAGAAG is part of the Acidobacteriota bacterium genome and encodes:
- a CDS encoding PEGA domain-containing protein, which gives rise to MMKKLLGLIVAAAVFTSAAAQDTAFKKVELRTDFGTAQQGREGILVVSASEVKFANKGGAEYFSIPTEAITDLFYSRVSGRRIKTAIVVSPLLLFSKGKKHYLTVSFDDGQEMVGAVEFKLHKSNYRGVLRSVEAVSNVTLQFDQEGIKDEKETIATRSGAADESMAVLRLESVPEGAEIEIDGAYAGAAPRTKRLKPGSYKIKFKKKGYKDWERKIEVEAGESLTVRAEMEEK